A window of the Lactuca sativa cultivar Salinas chromosome 7, Lsat_Salinas_v11, whole genome shotgun sequence genome harbors these coding sequences:
- the LOC111921233 gene encoding calmodulin-binding protein 60 B encodes MVLKRPSGQREEDDYEANHQAKQRFASSNFVRNVMQGISSQEFASSLEPFIRGWVREEVQRACHSFCCSSPRSPFNAFERCESSSLQLRFQTKLPQMLFTGSRVESEDNSPVRLVLFDTDSNKIVTSGPYSSLKIQIVPLDGDFCYDEEEDWSQKDFEAKIIQARDGKRPLVAGDLVVVLKDGIGDLGEVYFTDNSSWRRNRTFRIGAVANSGVRIREARSDAFVVKDHRGESYKKHHPPCLSDDVWRLEKIAKDGAFHKRLGVNRIRTVKDFLQMYVANESSLRKILGGSCNKTWETIIKHAKACVLDDKLYMYEVDGIGLLFNSVFTVVGATFDGQNYLPLEKLAGIQMSLVESLKQQFHKSLDRMLPIEDVSVFGPAILTSSFTDLPQMQLTLPYEFENNNQSEVHSSMQLFSPNVRNNFILREFSGEFSNGPYGEGCSSGPSTLSGQAAGDYDFQFGASLWPGNEPRDSPFNQIVGRNGSPTPRGRWCKIRAAVKWVSVMRDVTAKRMAEMYPYLDFSS; translated from the exons ATGGTACTAAAACGACCTTCTGGCCAACGGGAAGAGGATGATTATGAAGCTAATCATCAAGCCAAACAAAGATTCGCCTCCTCAAA TTTTGTTAGAAATGTAATGCAAGGAATTTCATCACAAGAATTTGCATCATCATTGGAACCATTCATTCGAGGATGG GTCCGAGAAGAGGTGCAACGTGCATGTCACAGCTTTTGTTGTTCATCACCAAG ATCACCATTTAACGCGTTTGAACGATGTGAGTCATCATCGCTGCAACTTCGTTTCCAAACGAAGTTGCCTCAAATGTTGTTCACGGGTAGCAGGGTGGAATCGGAGGATAATTCTCCTGTCAGATTAGTCCTATTTGACACCGATTCCAATAAAATTGTAACATCTGGACCTTATTCTTCATTAAAGATCCAAATCGTTCCACTTGATGGCGATTTTTGTTAcgatgaagaagaagattggtCTCAAAAGGATTTTGAGGCCAAAATTATACAAGCAAGAGATGGAAAACGGCCGCTAGTCGCCGGAGATTTGGTGGTGGTTTTGAAAGATGGAATTGGGGATCTTGGTGAAGTTTATTTCACTGATAATTCCAGTTGGAGAAGGAATCGGACATTCCGGATAGGTGCAGTAGCTAATTCCGGAGTTAGAATCAGAGAAGCGAGAAGTGATGCTTTTGTAGTGAAAGATCATCGTGGAGAAT CATACAAGAAACACCATCCTCCATGTTTGAGTGATGATGTATGGAGATtggagaaaatagcaaaagatgGAGCTTTTCATAAGCGATTAGGGGTGAATAGAATACGAACAGTGAAGGATTTTTTACAAATGTATGTTGCTAATGAATCCTCGTTACGCAAG ATACTTGGTGGATCATGTAACAAGACATGGGAAACGATTATCAAGCATGCTAAAGCTTGTGTTCTAGACGATAAGCTTTATATGTATGAGGTAGATGGGATCGGACTTTTGTTCAATTCCGTTTTCACGGTGGTCGGAGCAACCTTCGACGGCCAAAACTATCTCCCCCTCGAAAAACTCGCCGGAATTCAAATG TCTCTAGTGGAATCATTAAAGCAGCAATTTCATAAGAGTTTGGATCGGATGTTACCGATTGAGGATGTTTCGGTTTTTGGACCGGCGATCCTAACATCCAGTTTTACAGATCTCCCGCAAATGCAGCTGACTTTACCTTATGAATTCGAGAACAACAATCAATCGGAAGTTCATTCTTCGATGCAATTGTTTTCTCCGAATGTAAGGAACAACTTTATACTAAGAGAATTTAGCGGCGAATTTAGCAACGGACCTTATGGTGAAGGATGTAGCTCCGGGCCAAGTACGCTCTCCGGTCAGGCGGCCGGTGACTATGATTTTCAATTTGGGGCTTCATTATGGCCAGGAAATGAACCGCGTGATTCTCCGTTTAACCAAATCGTCGGCCGGAATGGGTCGCCGACGCCGAGGGGACGGTGGTGCAAGATTCGAGCGGCGGTGAAGTGGGTTTCGGTGATGCGAGATGTGACTGCCAAAAGAATGGCGGAGATGTATCCGTATCTCGATTTCTCTTCTTAA